One window of the Cryptomeria japonica chromosome 7, Sugi_1.0, whole genome shotgun sequence genome contains the following:
- the LOC131030427 gene encoding uncharacterized protein LOC131030427 translates to MTVMAVLLSRFLQFPISLSEKNGNAPESVTSMECMAAETELDFVGNNNVNVKSKLLSSREAMHSIRISEVEEAKNNVGDEEDDEKTMEKFMCKFASCLVDNVLKQSSGRKSRGCKENDFMYDESFRLDKGLKFKISVEVHHLYRPSNVGLGEDTEVSSLVKDGVSESRSYEGHDNVVEAEEVREDWIMLELPPRLKQASDRNPLHLNCDSTRFHSSCCRPPLLYAKSLTKRIAAKPVMHNAVKIQKDFMSKLWASSRHMMVVGKHTLKRPLCLCQRGPDFRKREWLLSLAIKFRSRCKKLICASTTLCSPPT, encoded by the exons ATGACCGTCATGGCTGTGCTTTTATCAAGATTTCTGCAGTTTCCAATCAGTTTATCTGAGAAGAATGGCAATGCACCAGAGTCTGTGACTTCCATGGAATGTATGGCAGCTGAAACAGAACTAGATTTTGTAGGCAACAATAATGTAAATGTAAAGAGTAAACTACTGAGCTCCCGTGAAGCCATGCACAGCATAAGAATATCTGAGGTTGAAGAAGCAAAAAATAATGTGGGTGATGAGGAAGATGATGAGAAAACCATGGAGAAATTCATGTGCAAATTTGCTAGCTGTTTGGTGGATAACGTTCTCAAACAATCCTCAGGTCGAAAGTCTCGAGGGTGTAAAGAGAATGATTTCATGTATGATGAAAGTTTTCGTCTGGATAAGGGACTGAAATTCAAGATAAGTGTGGAAGTTCACCACCTTTATCGTCCTAGTAATGTTGGGTTGGGTGAAGATACAGAAGTTTCTTCCTTGGTGAAGGACGGCGTGTCAGAGTCTAGAAGTTATGAGGGACATGATAATGTTGTTGAAGCAGAGGAAGTGAGGGAGGATTGGATCATGTTGGAACTCCCACCTCGTCTTAAGCAGGCCTCTGATAGAAATCCTCTGCATCTCAATTGTGATTCCACTCGCTTCCACTCTTCTTGTTGTCGACCACCACTTTTGTATGCCAAATCTCTGACCAAGAGAATTGCTGCCAAGCCAGTAATGCACAATGCTGTGAAAATCCAGAAGGATTTTATG TCAAAACTATGGGCAAGCAGTCGACATATGATGGTTGTAGGAAAACATACG TTAAAGCGGCCTTTATGCTTGTGTCAGAGAGGTCCAGATTTCAG GAAACGGGAATGGCTGCTATCTCTAGCTATTAAATTTCGGTCGAGGTGCAAGAAGCTCATCTGTGCAAGCACAACATTATGCTCACCTCCAACTTGA